Proteins encoded in a region of the Microbacterium neungamense genome:
- a CDS encoding SDR family NAD(P)-dependent oxidoreductase, with protein sequence MPQALITGASAGLGAEFARQLAARGADLILVARSADALEELAVELRTTHGVDVRVLPADLAVEADLQRVADRLTDAASPVDLLVNNAGFGLPLRFADNDVDDEVRHLRVHVEAPLRLMHAALQTMRGRGGRIVNVASVAGFIPRSTYAACKAWLIGFSRWANIEYARDGVSVTALCPGFTHTTFHERMGLAAGEEGVPAFAWLDARAVVREGLRDAARGRAVSVPSLRYKAIVALARLLPPSVAARAGGRGRM encoded by the coding sequence ATGCCGCAGGCGCTGATCACGGGCGCCAGCGCCGGGCTCGGAGCCGAGTTCGCCCGGCAGCTCGCCGCGCGCGGCGCGGATCTGATCCTGGTCGCACGCTCCGCCGACGCCCTGGAGGAGCTGGCGGTGGAGCTGCGCACGACGCACGGCGTCGACGTCCGGGTGCTGCCCGCCGATCTCGCCGTGGAGGCGGACCTGCAGCGTGTCGCCGACCGGCTGACGGATGCCGCGTCCCCGGTCGATCTGCTGGTCAACAACGCCGGGTTCGGGCTGCCGCTGCGGTTCGCGGACAACGACGTCGACGACGAGGTGCGCCACCTGCGGGTGCACGTCGAGGCACCGCTGCGGCTCATGCACGCGGCTCTGCAGACCATGCGGGGTCGCGGCGGCCGGATCGTCAACGTCGCCTCCGTCGCCGGCTTCATCCCGCGCTCCACCTACGCCGCCTGTAAGGCGTGGCTGATCGGGTTCAGCCGGTGGGCGAACATCGAGTACGCCCGCGACGGCGTCAGCGTCACCGCGCTGTGCCCCGGGTTCACGCACACGACGTTCCACGAGCGGATGGGACTGGCCGCCGGGGAGGAGGGCGTCCCCGCGTTCGCGTGGCTGGATGCGCGGGCGGTGGTGCGCGAGGGACTGCGGGATGCCGCCCGCGGCCGCGCGGTCTCGGTGCCGTCGCTGCGCTACAAGGCGATCGTCGCCCTCGCGCGGCTACTGCCGCCGTCGGTGGCGGCGCGGGCGGGCGGCCGCGGGCGGATGTAG
- a CDS encoding dihydrofolate reductase: MTWLGLIWAEAHGGVIGAGGGMPWHVPEDLAHFKEVTLGRPVIMGRKTWESLPERFRPLEGRENIVITRRQDWAADGARRASSIHDAVRGLDSAWVIGGAEIFRQVLGDADRLEVTELDLDVTGDAFAPSREGWRLVDEAEWRTSRTGIRYRFLGYER, encoded by the coding sequence ATGACCTGGCTGGGGCTGATCTGGGCGGAGGCGCACGGCGGCGTCATCGGCGCCGGCGGCGGCATGCCGTGGCACGTCCCGGAGGACCTCGCCCACTTCAAGGAGGTCACCCTGGGCCGTCCGGTGATCATGGGCCGCAAGACCTGGGAGTCCCTGCCGGAGCGGTTCCGGCCGCTGGAAGGGCGGGAGAACATCGTGATCACCCGCCGCCAGGACTGGGCCGCCGACGGCGCGCGTCGCGCCTCGAGCATCCACGACGCGGTCCGCGGACTCGACAGCGCCTGGGTGATCGGCGGCGCCGAGATCTTCCGGCAGGTGCTCGGCGACGCCGATCGGCTCGAGGTCACCGAGCTCGACCTCGACGTCACCGGGGACGCGTTCGCGCCCTCCCGCGAGGGCTGGCGGCTGGTGGACGAGGCGGAGTGGCGCACCTCGCGCACCGGCATCCGCTACCGATTCCTGGGGTACGAGCGCTGA
- a CDS encoding NUDIX domain-containing protein, giving the protein MVWQIDDSRTVYENRWIEVREDRVTGPSGAGIYGVVRMQHPAVFVVALDEDERVCLVSLHRYTTGASIEVPAGGTDGEDPLTAARRELREETGLEADEWTALGTVNALNGIAVAREHVFLARGLRPAADADDEGRTEEGIDAVLRVPFAEAIAMIADGRITDGETVAALALAGIRLGRFA; this is encoded by the coding sequence ATGGTGTGGCAGATCGACGACTCGCGGACCGTGTACGAGAACCGGTGGATCGAGGTGCGGGAGGACCGCGTGACCGGCCCGTCGGGCGCCGGGATCTACGGCGTGGTGCGGATGCAGCATCCGGCCGTCTTCGTGGTCGCGCTCGACGAGGACGAGCGCGTGTGCCTGGTGTCCCTGCACCGTTACACCACCGGCGCGTCGATCGAGGTGCCGGCCGGCGGCACCGACGGGGAGGATCCGCTCACGGCCGCCCGGCGCGAGCTGCGCGAGGAGACCGGGCTCGAGGCCGACGAGTGGACCGCGCTCGGCACCGTGAACGCCCTGAACGGCATCGCCGTGGCGCGGGAGCACGTGTTCCTGGCGCGCGGACTGCGCCCGGCCGCGGACGCTGATGACGAGGGCCGCACCGAGGAGGGCATCGACGCCGTGCTGCGGGTGCCGTTCGCCGAGGCGATCGCGATGATCGCGGACGGTCGGATCACCGACGGCGAGACGGTCGCGGCGCTCGCGCTGGCCGGCATCCGCCTCGGCCGCTTCGCCTGA
- a CDS encoding thymidylate synthase: MTVPTPYEDLLRDVLANGTHKDDRTGTGTTSVFGRQIRFDLSQGFPLITTKRVHFKSVAYELLWFLRGDSNVRWLQEHGVTIWDEWADADGDLGPVYGVQWRSWPTPDGGHIDQLAQVVEQIRATPDSRRLIVSAWNPADIPDMALAPCHALFQFYVADGKLSCQLYQRSADLFLGVPFNIASYALLTLMIAQQTGLEPGDFVWTGGDCHVYDNHIEQVQEQLRRDPYPYPTLRLARRPASLFDYRYEDFVLEDYQHHPAIRAAVAV, from the coding sequence ATGACGGTTCCCACCCCGTACGAGGACCTGCTCCGCGACGTGCTCGCGAACGGCACGCACAAGGACGACCGCACCGGCACCGGCACCACCAGCGTCTTCGGACGGCAGATCCGGTTCGACCTGTCGCAGGGCTTCCCGCTGATCACCACCAAGCGGGTGCACTTCAAATCGGTCGCCTACGAGCTGCTCTGGTTCCTCCGCGGCGACTCGAACGTGCGCTGGCTGCAGGAGCACGGCGTCACGATCTGGGACGAGTGGGCGGATGCCGACGGCGACCTCGGTCCGGTGTACGGCGTGCAGTGGCGGTCCTGGCCGACGCCCGACGGCGGGCACATCGATCAGCTGGCCCAGGTGGTGGAGCAGATCCGCGCCACTCCCGACTCCCGGCGGCTGATCGTGTCGGCGTGGAACCCGGCGGACATCCCGGACATGGCCCTCGCGCCCTGCCACGCGCTGTTCCAGTTCTACGTCGCCGACGGGAAGCTCTCCTGCCAGCTCTACCAGCGCAGCGCCGACCTGTTCCTCGGGGTGCCGTTCAACATCGCCTCCTACGCGCTGCTGACCCTGATGATCGCGCAGCAGACCGGCCTCGAGCCCGGGGACTTCGTCTGGACCGGCGGTGACTGCCACGTCTACGACAACCATATCGAGCAGGTGCAGGAGCAGCTCCGCCGCGACCCGTACCCGTACCCCACGCTGCGCCTCGCCCGCAGGCCCGCGTCCCTCTTCGACTACCGGTACGAGGACTTCGTGCTGGAGGACTACCAGCACCACCCGGCGATCCGCGCGGCGGTCGCGGTATGA
- the dapA gene encoding 4-hydroxy-tetrahydrodipicolinate synthase → MTHTGNPFGQVLVALVTPMTADGEVDWPAVEKHIDTVIADGADGIVVTGTTGETSTLTDAEKLRLVEVGKDVASGRAKIITGGGSNETAHAIELYKASEKAGADGIMIVTPYYNKPTQAGILTHFRLVADATDLPVILYDIPGRTGVPIKYETILRLAKHPNILAVKDAKGDFSEVSRVLNQTDLMYFSGDDANVLPHLSIGATGLIGVTANITSAPYRTIVDAVNRGDLKAATAEHKRLEPLVRAVMTHVPGTVSTKYILHGLGRIGSPRVRLPLVGPEEWEAALIEDELSLVKDVPGADFSNFRPDRNAAAGGALPKVHGTTR, encoded by the coding sequence ATGACGCACACGGGCAACCCCTTCGGACAGGTTCTCGTCGCGCTGGTCACGCCGATGACCGCCGACGGCGAGGTGGACTGGCCCGCGGTCGAGAAGCACATCGACACCGTCATCGCCGACGGCGCCGACGGCATCGTGGTCACCGGCACCACCGGTGAGACCTCGACCCTGACCGACGCCGAGAAGCTGCGCCTCGTCGAGGTCGGCAAGGACGTCGCCTCCGGACGGGCGAAGATCATCACCGGCGGCGGATCCAACGAGACCGCGCACGCCATCGAGCTGTACAAGGCGAGCGAGAAGGCCGGCGCCGACGGCATCATGATCGTCACGCCGTACTACAACAAGCCCACCCAGGCCGGCATCCTGACCCACTTCCGCCTCGTCGCCGACGCCACCGACCTGCCGGTCATCCTGTACGACATCCCCGGCCGCACCGGCGTGCCGATCAAGTACGAGACGATCCTGCGCCTGGCCAAGCATCCGAACATCCTCGCCGTGAAGGACGCGAAGGGCGACTTCAGCGAGGTCAGCCGGGTGCTCAACCAGACCGACCTGATGTACTTCTCCGGCGACGACGCGAACGTGCTGCCGCATCTGTCGATCGGGGCCACCGGCCTGATCGGCGTCACCGCGAACATCACCTCCGCGCCGTACCGCACCATCGTCGACGCCGTGAACCGCGGCGACCTGAAGGCGGCCACGGCGGAGCACAAGCGCCTCGAGCCCCTGGTCCGCGCGGTGATGACCCACGTGCCGGGGACCGTGTCGACCAAGTACATCCTGCACGGGCTCGGCCGCATCGGCAGCCCGCGCGTGCGGCTCCCGCTGGTCGGGCCGGAGGAGTGGGAGGCCGCCCTCATCGAGGACGAGCTGTCGCTGGTCAAGGACGTCCCCGGTGCCGATTTCTCGAACTTCCGCCCCGACCGCAACGCGGCCGCGGGTGGCGCGCTGCCCAAGGTGCACGGCACCACCCGCTGA